The genome window aggGAAGAGACTAGTCTTCCAGAAGGTATGTTTTAAGCTGACTCTGTCTTCACTTTGTGGAATACTTTTAAAGACTTTGATTGACCATTTTGACCTCTTTACTACAGGCACTGTAAGCAACCTGTTGGCCAAGCCCAGTAGAGGCGGCATAATCTGTTTGAAAGGTATGATCAGTGGCTTGTTTTAATGTGTGAGGATAACAAATGACAACAGGTGATTGTTAACATTGTAtacattttacatatatatatctaggTAGCTGTTGTGTGCTGGAGCCCACCACAGGAAAGGCACTGGGAGTTGTAAATCCATAGAGATAAAAGTGACTTTGTAGTTTATTCActtttacgtgtgtgtgtctgtgtgtctgtgtgtgtgtctgtgtgtgtgtgtctgtgtgtgtgttggctgtgatGTATAACAATGGTTTATCATACTGCAGTTGCCTTGAACATCCTGAGATTGCTTTGCTTGAGGTAGCATTGACTGGAACCATATCTGGGTTGCCAGATACTGCATTGTTGGAGGTAATCAATCTAAAACTtttagttaattagttagtCTTGCATTACATGTACTAACTGGGTTTTCTAATCTGCTTTGTCATTTTAGGGGTCATAGCCACTGCTGTTTTGCCTGTAATCTACTACACTGCCATTTatgttattgtgtgtttaaaGTTGTATTGGGCCCAGCTGGTATGGGGTGGGACATGAGAAATGTTGATGCCAGCAGTTGCttatgttaatgtttttgtactttttctaTTACGCGTGCAAACCTCAGTTCCTtactctgttttccttttttatagaGGTCCTGCCAGATGATTAGGGTGGCGCACTGAGGTGCCCCTCCCCCTTTCCTGCATGTGGTGTGACGTGGCTACGGGTGGACTTGTAACCTTcactattgtgtgtttttgctgtgtgtaaGTGGCaacactcgtgtgtgtgtggtgcttgGGCCCCCCTGGTAGCACTTAAGGGTACACCCCCGCATCTCTGGCGCCCTCATGGTTTGGaggtgtttttattgctttaattgTCTATCGTCTTTTTAGTGCCGGGCAAGTTGACATCAACATTTGTCTTTTACAGCTTGTCTATATTTTGTGGTGATGAATAAACTGTCCAAAAACCCATGTTTTAACTAGTGCTTAATAAACTGTCTGCCAGCCAAAATCCATGTCTCTGTGTTACTATCTGTGGGGAACCTGTACCTTCCCATAGTTAGTCTTTCTTGGGGGTTTAACCTCAGGTGGCGTTGTCCAATAAACTAGCCTCATTATTGTACTCTCGGTTACACTTTTAAGACTTCAGACTGAAGTCTCATTTGGTATGGCCCCTGATGTGGGGAAAATGCATTTACTTCTTCTTTGCAAGCATTCATTTGTTCTGAATATAAAACAGTAATGGGCCTAAGATTGACCTCTGGGGGACACCACAAGAGAGGAATCATTGTATGCAATCATACTCGAGCTGTTTTCTCAAAAGGCTAACTTTTATCTTTACTTAAGAACATTTTTAAGTGAGGAACTGGAATACTCCAGTACCACTTTGTTGTACACCCATGGTAACAGCACTGTTTTTGAGAATTCACATCATGCAAAGGAGCAACTCTGGGTCACAGAGGCACTGGTCTATAGTGGTTTCATTTATATCACTCTATTTTTGCCACAGGCAGTTTTACTTCACTTTTTACATGTGACCTTATATAGTTAATATCAAGAAGCTTCTGCGAGTTTTGGAGGCAAGGACAAGGAAATGAATCAAAAAAAAGGGGAACATGAGAAGTGAGAAGTGATCATTCCATTAAGCGTCTTCATCAAGGGCAGATAATGAGTCTTTCATCCCATTAAAGTCCCATAAAATCTTTTCAATCTCAAGGGATCAATGAAAATTCGTCTACTTTTCTTCCTACAAGCCCTCAGTTTATGAGGAATAAAACTGTTGCTTTCTGTTCAGTTCATGTTCTATTATCCTTCACAGGGAAATTTGATTTGTAGTAACGTTGATTTATAGATTTGTAATCAATACAGTTATAATCAGCCAtcatacacaacaacaacataagtCATGGATGCAACATTATCTGCAGGTTTGGCACCCCACTgataggaaaaaaatgagatacCCTAAAATGTTCACCCAATGGCAGAGCCTCAAACTCCCACTGTAAGAAATGATCTGGACAAGCCAAAATGGGCCTTTTCTAACACTGATTTGCTGCAAGATCCTTGGCCACAGATCGACAAGATTTGGTCCTCTCTTTTatgttgttgatttatttagtaAAATTATTGTCATCAAAGCTCAGATAAAAAGCATTTAACTCATaagcaaaatgtttctttgAGTTATAACCATCAAGACTGGGTACCTTACACATGCCGTATGACCTCAGCAGAACTCCCTGTCCATTGTAAGGCTGTTGAACACCATTTACCTGAATCACTTCACTGTGAACTCTGAGACAGAATGACAGACAATGATACCCTGTTTTTTTATACAAGTCATGACTTTCTTGGACATAGAAACTGAAAATTGACTGAGACAGATTTCccctttttatttctctgtgtaaGCATGTCTCAAGCTCATAGCTTTTTCATTTGGCAGAGTGGGAAATATCAGTGGCGACATACTGGCTGCATCCAGCCCTGACTGCAGATGACTGCAGATACGAGATGAAATACTTATTTCAATATTaacaatatttcaatattttgggCCATCAAAGGCACAGGTAAGgcttctttatttgttttacctgacaattatttatttacagagcaATTTAAATTGCTTTGCTATGCATTTTGCTATGCAGATTGTTAACTGATCCCAAACTAGAGACAAGTACAATCACACCTCTGCCTAAATATCTTCATATCTGTCTCATAtaactgtaaaaacacattttagacagGTTTTTAGAAGCTTTTAATTTGCAGTATTTTTGTATCTCTGAGATCCAACAGGCAGTGATGGGTGAGAATCTGGATAATTCAGCTATGGTAACCATGGAGCTTGAGGACACTTCAAAAGAATGCAGACCAACAAGACAAGAGCAACTTTCAAGTATTGATACATGCATtgctaacacacaaacacaaaactagATGCAAAAGTGTATTTCAAGAGATTACACAACCAGCTGCAAGgtactttggtttgtttttatgatttagGCTGTGTAGCTAAACATGGacgagctgctgcagtgtttctggggctgctgtgtcttctcctcctgtctACAGTCATCGGCCTGGTGGCACTTGGTGGTGAGTTGGACATTTCTTGTTCAATCAACTGTTGAACTAAGTTTGTGGTGCCATGATTactaacatttatttaaaatacattatacCTTTGTCATGTTGTAGAGGTTGTTGTAGACAACCTGACTGAAGAGAGGAACCAACTACAGACCAGTCTCAACAACCTGACTGAAGAGAGGAACCAGTTATGGACCAGTCTCAACAGCATGACTCAAGAGAGGaaccagttacagaccagtctCAACAGCACAACTCAAGAGACGaaccagttacagaccagtctCAACAGCATGACTCAAGAGAAATGTCAGCTGCAAGTGGAGATTGAAAGGCTGACACTGAAGATAACAGGCATGGGAAACTAAAAATGTTCACTGCATTGCCCTGGATCATAACATTTTTGATCCTCAATGTTTATTAAAGTTTATGAGCATTTTGTGTGGAAATGCCTTTGTTTTCTAGAGCTGACCTCACAAATATGCCCAGACGGATGGATCACGTTCAGCCGCAGCTGTTACTTCATCTCATCAGAAAGTAAAAGTTGGGATGAGAGCAGGCAGGACTGTCTGAAGAGAGGAGCTGACCTGGTGATCATCAAAAGCAAAGAAGAAGAGGTGAGAGATAGGTTGGGAAAGTTTAGATGTTATTTATACATTAATATCTAAGGCTAAATGTGTCTCTGCAGTGAGGAAATGCAGTAGTTTCCTGAGCTCAAAATACACCTTATCCACCAGTCTTGTTGCCACCACTGATTTGTTTTACCTGTGGCAGCAGAACTGTATTAGGATCAGAATTACGAAGGCAGGCAATGAATGGTCCTCTAgaccagtgtttcccaaccttttttgtcttgtgtaccccctgagcctttttgtcagacAATGAGTACCCCCTCACTCATACGTGCTAATGATTCTCCAAAAGTAGAACGTAACACAActgattattaaattaaatgaaaatcattttacaaatgaaagCTGTTGGAATTTAAGTCAGGTCAGACTGTAGTGATGAAAGCCACAAGTGTGTCAAGCAAAGCACTGGAGGCGTCTTACGCCGTGTGTCTGCTTGTGGCTAAATCA of Myripristis murdjan chromosome 1, fMyrMur1.1, whole genome shotgun sequence contains these proteins:
- the LOC115361819 gene encoding CD209 antigen-like protein C; translated protein: MVIGLVALGEVVVDNLTEERNQLQTSLNNLTEERNQLWTSLNSMTQERNQLQTSLNSTTQETNQLQTSLNSMTQEKCQLQVEIERLTLKITELTSQICPDGWITFSRSCYFISSESKSWDESRQDCLKRGADLVIIKSKEEEPFLKKFHTRVWIGLSDRETEGVWKWVDGSSLSYTFWASGEPNDRGGEDCVELSQGRDGFNDESCSDKLPWICQK